The following proteins are encoded in a genomic region of Gemmatimonadota bacterium:
- a CDS encoding AAA family ATPase: MVFLTVERRPVTRDELADLLWPTRDRARARQSVRQALYSLRSRLGADVLMGDDPVQVHPEGVTSDLQALEACLTGARPSECLDLYAGPFLEGLSLTDAPPFTDWVEERRLDLARRVARSLHDEALAARAAGDFEDSGRLLRSASRVHPESQPVRLALVEHLLDGGRIAEARQALGDLFRDLEPTGATREAARALEQRIARSTAAGAVEARAPLEPAFVGRGTDLAQLLALFREVERGASRIAVVQGPSGIGKSRLLAEVRRSLGAGATWVDLRAHRGAQSHRFGVLADLVETLTGLPGAAGIHASSDQLLKLLLTGSPGGGATLASLEIVPLAGALRDLIEAVTAEHPVVLAVDDVQWADAPSLAVLVRALLRLADARCLALVAQMEEGATAQVGLPLLESAETTVIRLRPLTADAVREVLESTVEVVPPEATPEVARQLHHLSAGLPLHLAAAVRALRDRGWIDRGPSGWRMQAQRIAGDDAALGSLERMLREEFGRLPEEGRRLAADLASGTGGEAEALRLALGFAPAEFEAVVADLVERGWIQRADDGRLLLAHDRFREAVLKAESLHAPTRFSSVHGRRAALAAVAGAVLLAWAGSHGGPEPAADFPYGEGLLLLYGDGDAALLRPPEREGGTWRTLPAEPALGWVPQPNPLLRHIKAARDSQGRIRWFATRQFEKTGPGVVELSPLAERLIADADADETLQSVGPGSTLLIATQRGTHADPYQVDQLLWNVEADEFRRVLAAPEKSFGALAPDGERILAVLTAPTDSLTLLSPSGRRLWTRAVDPFQTLYQIVWCTDARHFVARAIRLEDHALLMGDAESGEWEILRGDWTPVGCFGPAAALALLEADARGQTHLVVRDLRSAEHPVLFRSPLPFLPSTSWIPDRSPPTPRELLLGVDSIRLDWGGSAVVEASLLDARGRVDPAATIEWRTADPDIASVDPQGRLSGNTPGHTLLVAEYAGWLADTAFVEVGGGPGADVLLVDRFFDPDLTLWVMESDPAHETQRLPDGPALAMLGDGRYTDGMRSRSSFRSARGLTLEARVRLPLTRRDRQRWELCLLPDYAPAPTDAQVCLTYPTDELSKFDDLHATVRHQSGQPRFVPAPELADGDWHHVALQVRADGEISAVVDRRVRRTARYRFPVGSEHDWRVLIAGHSVDTELHVRDLVLWQGIRYGVDGVIPREVGEP, encoded by the coding sequence ATGGTCTTCCTGACCGTGGAGCGACGGCCGGTGACACGGGACGAGCTTGCGGATCTGCTGTGGCCGACCCGCGATCGGGCCCGCGCCCGACAATCGGTCCGGCAGGCGTTGTACAGCCTCCGGTCCCGCCTCGGCGCCGACGTCCTGATGGGGGATGACCCCGTCCAGGTCCACCCGGAGGGCGTCACCAGCGACCTCCAGGCGCTCGAGGCCTGTTTGACGGGCGCGCGGCCCTCGGAATGCCTGGACCTGTACGCGGGTCCCTTCCTGGAGGGGCTGTCCTTGACGGATGCCCCGCCGTTCACGGATTGGGTCGAAGAGCGCCGCCTGGACCTGGCCCGGCGGGTTGCCCGCTCGCTCCACGACGAAGCCCTCGCCGCCCGCGCGGCGGGCGACTTCGAGGACTCGGGCCGCCTCCTGCGCAGCGCCAGCCGCGTGCATCCGGAGTCGCAGCCGGTGCGGTTGGCGCTGGTGGAGCATCTCCTCGATGGGGGCCGCATCGCCGAGGCGCGCCAGGCGCTGGGCGACCTCTTCCGCGACCTGGAGCCCACAGGCGCCACACGCGAGGCCGCGCGGGCGCTGGAGCAGCGGATCGCCCGGTCGACGGCGGCCGGGGCCGTGGAGGCGCGCGCCCCGCTGGAGCCGGCGTTCGTGGGCCGTGGAACCGACCTGGCCCAACTGCTCGCGTTGTTTCGCGAGGTGGAGCGCGGGGCCAGCCGCATCGCGGTCGTCCAGGGACCGTCGGGCATCGGAAAGAGCCGGTTGCTCGCCGAGGTGCGCCGCTCCCTTGGGGCCGGCGCCACCTGGGTGGACCTGCGTGCACACCGTGGGGCGCAATCGCACCGCTTCGGTGTGCTGGCGGATCTCGTGGAGACGTTGACGGGGCTGCCGGGCGCGGCGGGCATCCACGCGTCCTCCGATCAGTTGTTGAAGCTGCTCCTTACCGGCTCTCCCGGTGGAGGGGCGACGCTTGCGAGCCTGGAGATCGTCCCGCTCGCCGGCGCGCTCCGCGACCTGATCGAGGCGGTAACCGCGGAGCACCCCGTGGTGCTGGCGGTCGACGACGTCCAATGGGCGGATGCGCCCTCTCTGGCCGTGTTGGTGCGAGCCCTGCTGCGACTGGCGGACGCTCGCTGTCTCGCGCTGGTGGCGCAGATGGAGGAAGGCGCGACCGCCCAGGTGGGGCTCCCGCTACTGGAGAGCGCGGAGACCACGGTGATCCGGCTGAGGCCGCTGACGGCCGATGCCGTCCGGGAGGTCCTGGAGTCGACGGTGGAGGTGGTGCCCCCCGAGGCGACACCAGAGGTGGCGCGTCAACTGCACCACCTCTCTGCTGGCCTCCCCCTGCATCTGGCCGCGGCCGTTCGTGCGCTGCGGGATCGAGGCTGGATCGATCGCGGGCCCTCCGGCTGGCGGATGCAGGCGCAGCGGATTGCCGGCGACGACGCGGCCCTGGGATCGCTCGAACGCATGCTCCGTGAGGAGTTCGGGCGTCTCCCGGAGGAGGGGCGCCGTCTGGCCGCCGATCTGGCGAGCGGCACCGGAGGTGAAGCAGAAGCGCTGCGCCTGGCGCTGGGCTTCGCTCCCGCCGAGTTCGAGGCTGTGGTCGCGGATCTCGTGGAACGCGGCTGGATCCAGCGCGCGGACGACGGTCGGCTGCTGTTGGCACACGATCGCTTTCGGGAGGCGGTGCTCAAGGCGGAGTCGCTGCACGCCCCGACGCGCTTCTCGTCCGTTCACGGCAGAAGAGCCGCTCTGGCCGCCGTGGCGGGGGCGGTGCTCCTCGCCTGGGCGGGATCCCATGGAGGACCCGAGCCCGCGGCTGACTTCCCCTACGGCGAAGGGCTCCTCCTCCTCTATGGAGACGGCGACGCCGCGCTCCTGCGCCCGCCGGAGCGAGAAGGTGGGACGTGGCGGACACTGCCCGCGGAGCCGGCCCTGGGATGGGTGCCCCAGCCGAACCCGCTGCTGCGGCATATCAAGGCGGCGCGCGATTCCCAGGGACGGATCCGCTGGTTCGCAACCCGTCAGTTCGAGAAGACGGGCCCCGGTGTGGTGGAGTTGTCGCCGCTGGCAGAGCGCCTCATTGCGGACGCAGACGCAGATGAGACGCTCCAGTCGGTGGGACCGGGCAGCACGCTCCTCATTGCCACCCAGCGTGGGACGCACGCGGATCCCTATCAGGTCGACCAGCTCCTCTGGAACGTCGAGGCGGACGAATTCCGGCGCGTCCTGGCGGCCCCGGAGAAGAGCTTCGGGGCGCTCGCTCCGGATGGTGAACGGATCCTCGCGGTCCTGACCGCTCCCACGGACTCGCTGACGCTGCTGAGTCCCTCGGGCCGGCGACTCTGGACACGCGCCGTGGATCCGTTCCAGACCCTGTACCAGATCGTCTGGTGCACGGATGCGCGTCACTTCGTGGCACGGGCGATCCGACTCGAGGATCATGCGCTGTTGATGGGAGACGCGGAGTCGGGCGAGTGGGAGATCTTGCGCGGCGATTGGACGCCCGTGGGCTGCTTCGGTCCTGCCGCAGCGCTGGCGCTGCTCGAAGCCGACGCGAGGGGACAGACGCACCTCGTCGTCCGGGATCTCCGGTCGGCCGAGCACCCCGTCCTGTTCCGCAGTCCGCTTCCCTTCCTGCCCAGCACCTCGTGGATCCCCGATCGCAGCCCGCCCACGCCCCGGGAGCTGCTGCTCGGCGTGGATTCGATCCGCCTGGATTGGGGTGGCAGCGCAGTGGTCGAGGCGAGCCTCCTCGATGCGCGAGGAAGGGTCGATCCGGCGGCGACGATCGAGTGGCGCACGGCGGATCCCGACATCGCGTCCGTGGACCCACAGGGTCGCCTCTCCGGAAATACGCCTGGCCACACGCTCCTGGTTGCGGAGTACGCAGGCTGGCTCGCCGATACGGCGTTCGTGGAGGTCGGGGGCGGCCCGGGTGCGGACGTGCTGTTGGTGGACCGGTTCTTCGATCCGGATCTGACGCTCTGGGTGATGGAAAGCGATCCGGCCCACGAGACGCAGAGGCTGCCGGACGGGCCCGCGTTGGCAATGTTGGGAGACGGACGCTACACGGACGGCATGCGGAGCCGCTCATCCTTCCGCAGCGCGCGGGGCCTCACGCTGGAAGCGCGTGTCCGTCTGCCCCTCACCCGGCGGGACCGCCAGCGTTGGGAGCTATGCCTGCTGCCGGATTACGCCCCGGCGCCGACGGATGCCCAGGTCTGCCTCACGTACCCGACGGATGAGCTCAGCAAGTTCGACGACCTGCATGCCACGGTCCGCCATCAGTCCGGGCAGCCCAGGTTCGTTCCCGCCCCTGAGCTCGCCGACGGCGACTGGCACCACGTCGCCCTCCAGGTGCGCGCCGACGGCGAGATCAGCGCCGTCGTGGATCGCCGGGTCCGCCGGACCGCACGCTACCGCTTCCCGGTGGGGAGCGAACACGACTGGCGGGTCCTGATCGCTGGCCATTCCGTGGACACGGAGCTGCACGTGCGGGATCTGGTGCTCTGGCAGGGTATCCGCTACGGCGTCGACGGCGTGATCCCCCGCGAGGTCGGTGAGCCATGA
- a CDS encoding SMP-30/gluconolactonase/LRE family protein, translated as MRPQPALLGVLVLLVACGGEGEQHGTGAGEAGDPPAAEQAPARVYSIEGLSGPEAVRYDADQDVWFVSNFGPGSEDRDADGFLSRVDAGSGAMVALRFAMGTAEHPLHMPRGMALKADTLWVADVDGIHGFDRQSGAHLAFVDFTSHAPGFLNDIAVTPDGTLYVTDTGRSALYRVDGGRAVEVWQDPAAGAPNGITWDGERRTFVLAPWEPGTPVHLWAPGEAAPVALGEPTPGRLDGVERTGVGLLFASQTDSTVQILGADGRRTVLMRVAGAPADLGVDTRRNRLAVPFIGLDRVDIWALPDG; from the coding sequence ATGCGTCCACAGCCTGCCCTCCTCGGCGTTCTCGTGCTCCTCGTGGCGTGCGGAGGGGAGGGGGAGCAACACGGTACCGGGGCAGGAGAGGCGGGTGATCCGCCAGCGGCGGAGCAGGCGCCGGCTCGGGTCTACAGCATCGAAGGCCTCTCCGGCCCCGAGGCGGTCCGCTACGACGCGGACCAGGACGTCTGGTTCGTCTCCAACTTCGGGCCCGGCAGCGAGGATCGGGACGCCGACGGGTTCCTGAGTCGCGTGGATGCCGGCAGCGGGGCCATGGTGGCGTTGCGGTTCGCGATGGGTACCGCCGAGCACCCGCTGCACATGCCCCGGGGCATGGCGCTGAAGGCCGATACGCTGTGGGTGGCGGACGTCGACGGCATCCACGGATTCGACCGCCAGAGCGGGGCCCACCTGGCGTTCGTGGACTTCACGTCACACGCCCCGGGCTTCCTGAACGACATCGCGGTGACACCGGACGGCACGCTGTACGTCACCGACACCGGGCGCTCGGCGCTCTACCGCGTGGACGGGGGGAGGGCGGTGGAGGTCTGGCAGGATCCGGCCGCCGGGGCACCGAACGGGATCACGTGGGACGGCGAGCGCCGGACCTTCGTGCTCGCCCCCTGGGAGCCCGGGACCCCCGTCCACCTCTGGGCGCCCGGCGAGGCGGCACCCGTCGCGCTCGGGGAGCCGACGCCGGGGAGGCTGGACGGGGTGGAGCGCACGGGCGTGGGTCTGCTCTTCGCCAGTCAGACCGATTCGACCGTGCAGATCCTCGGCGCCGACGGCCGGCGTACGGTGCTGATGCGCGTCGCGGGGGCGCCTGCCGATCTGGGCGTCGACACGCGACGGAACCGGCTGGCGGTGCCGTTCATCGGCCTCGACCGCGTGGACATCTGGGCCCTTCCGGACGGCTGA